From one Paractinoplanes brasiliensis genomic stretch:
- a CDS encoding glycosyltransferase, whose translation MTVTTDTSATSPASVPAVAAQDPAVSEAPAPVRATLRGTIGELPVGTALKQTVVVPTYNERDNIGTLLERLASALPANDTEIVFVDDSTDDTPDVIRAAADGYPIPVTVLHREHATGGLGGAVVEGLRAARGEWIVVMDADLQHPPEVVPALVAAGRRDGADLVVGSRYAGGGSRAGLDGGYRRLVSGGSTLVTKVIFRTNLLQVSDPMSGLFAIRASSLETGELRPLGYKILLELIVRNRPGRIVEVPYAFQPRHAGESKSSLAEGLRFGKHLAILRFGAKRARMLVFAMIGVSGLLPNQAALWLLHAVFGVHYVPAAIVANLIAVGWNFALTDALLYRNRRQHRSFAGRISRFFLLGNADLLLRVPLLALLVSGLHVGVLIANLITLLVSFVLRFLILDGVIYRARRP comes from the coding sequence ATGACCGTCACAACCGACACTTCCGCGACCTCCCCGGCCTCGGTCCCAGCGGTCGCCGCCCAGGACCCGGCTGTCTCCGAGGCTCCGGCGCCGGTGCGGGCCACCCTCCGCGGCACCATCGGTGAGCTGCCCGTCGGCACGGCCCTCAAGCAGACGGTGGTCGTGCCCACCTACAACGAGCGCGACAACATCGGCACCCTGCTCGAACGGCTCGCGTCGGCCCTGCCCGCGAACGACACCGAGATCGTCTTCGTGGACGACAGCACGGACGACACCCCCGACGTCATCCGCGCCGCCGCCGACGGCTACCCCATCCCGGTCACCGTGCTGCACCGCGAACACGCGACCGGCGGGCTCGGCGGCGCTGTCGTCGAGGGGCTCCGCGCGGCCCGCGGCGAGTGGATCGTGGTCATGGACGCCGACCTGCAGCACCCGCCCGAGGTCGTCCCCGCGCTGGTGGCGGCCGGGCGGCGGGACGGGGCCGACCTGGTGGTGGGCAGCCGCTACGCGGGCGGGGGCAGCCGGGCCGGGCTCGACGGCGGATACCGGCGGCTCGTCTCGGGCGGCTCCACCCTGGTCACCAAGGTGATCTTCCGGACCAACCTGTTGCAGGTCAGCGACCCGATGAGCGGGCTGTTCGCGATCCGGGCCAGTTCGCTGGAGACCGGGGAACTGCGGCCGCTGGGCTACAAGATCCTGCTCGAGCTGATCGTCCGGAACCGGCCCGGCCGTATCGTCGAGGTCCCGTACGCGTTCCAGCCGCGCCACGCCGGCGAGTCCAAGTCAAGCCTGGCCGAGGGCCTGCGGTTCGGAAAACACCTGGCGATCCTGCGGTTCGGGGCCAAGCGGGCGCGGATGCTGGTGTTCGCGATGATCGGCGTCTCGGGGCTGCTGCCCAACCAGGCCGCCCTGTGGCTGCTGCACGCGGTGTTCGGCGTGCACTACGTGCCGGCGGCGATCGTGGCCAACCTGATCGCGGTCGGGTGGAACTTCGCGCTGACCGACGCCCTGCTCTATCGCAACCGGCGGCAGCATCGCAGCTTCGCCGGGCGGATCAGCCGGTTCTTCCTGCTGGGCAACGCTGATCTGCTGCTGCGGGTGCCGTTGCTGGCGCTGCTGGTCTCGGGGCTGCACGTCGGTGTGCTGATCGCCAACCTGATCACGCTGCTGGTCTCGTTCGTGCTCCGCTTCCTGATCCTCGACGGCGTCATCTACCGGGCGCGGCGGCCATGA
- a CDS encoding galactose oxidase early set domain-containing protein, translating to MNAGRLPATGPDAATPGAAPPHAATPSAATLSAATPSAATAGTAALTRTPRPWLSRRNRRDLGVIGVLALLFALALPTPPAAAGANLVANGGLEAIGADGFPVCWERSGWGDSPYTFDVTDQAHTGAKAMQITLAQTAPGDRKAMMLENPSCAPNVTPGHQYDLSVWYTTTTPNTVMTVFRHDVAQGWVYWTDLATMPVTATYQQQTVRTPQVPPGTDQIVWGVTIYGAGTLRTDDYTMEDVTQPAPGTTACTAGAACTQGAWQVMPFDSPVRAIHAVVLHNGDVLLVAGSGNNLDDFGAGTFKTAVYKPSTGTFVDVPTPADLFCAGHVQLADGRVLVMGGNKDYPSADGTVGYKGLPDSFIFDPATSSYTRVNDMTAGSWYPSATILGNGDVISLGGLNEESSGMVATQYFDVSEQRWLGLGEANQTWSFWGLYPSMILMQDGRLFYTGSHVFGNGLPGTGASIYNYDANTITGVPGLQNKDERDQSMSVLLPPAQDQRVLTLGGGNIDTNPDANRLTDLIDLKQAAPVYTAGPLLPTGAGQTPTQGKMYVSAVLLPDGKVFETGGALHNRADPVYEASMFDPVTNTFTAGMATDPVPRGYHSSAFLLPDGRVMAVGNNPGDGSFDMRLSVYSPPYLFKGARPQILSMSGNTWAYGSSNTITVDGPILKAELIRPAAVTHSSDPNQRFVDLPMTVTGNTIDLNLTSNPNLAPPGWYMLFVVGANGVPSVAKWVKVG from the coding sequence ATGAACGCCGGCCGTCTCCCCGCGACAGGTCCCGACGCGGCCACCCCCGGCGCGGCGCCTCCTCACGCGGCCACCCCGAGCGCGGCCACCCTGAGCGCGGCCACCCCCAGCGCGGCCACCGCGGGCACGGCGGCCCTGACGCGGACGCCGCGGCCCTGGCTCAGCCGCCGCAACCGCCGCGACCTCGGAGTCATAGGCGTTCTGGCGCTTTTGTTCGCGCTGGCTCTCCCCACCCCACCGGCAGCCGCCGGGGCCAACCTCGTCGCCAACGGCGGCCTCGAGGCGATCGGCGCGGACGGCTTCCCGGTCTGCTGGGAACGCTCCGGCTGGGGCGACTCCCCCTACACGTTCGACGTCACCGACCAGGCCCACACCGGCGCCAAGGCCATGCAGATCACGCTCGCCCAGACGGCCCCCGGCGACCGCAAGGCCATGATGCTCGAGAATCCGTCCTGCGCCCCCAACGTCACGCCGGGTCACCAGTACGACCTGAGCGTCTGGTACACCACGACCACGCCCAACACGGTCATGACGGTGTTCCGCCACGACGTCGCGCAGGGCTGGGTCTACTGGACCGACCTGGCCACGATGCCGGTGACCGCGACCTACCAGCAGCAGACCGTACGCACCCCGCAGGTCCCGCCCGGCACCGACCAGATCGTCTGGGGCGTCACCATCTACGGGGCGGGCACCCTGCGTACGGACGACTACACGATGGAGGACGTCACCCAGCCCGCCCCCGGCACGACCGCTTGCACGGCCGGTGCGGCGTGCACGCAGGGCGCCTGGCAGGTGATGCCGTTCGACTCCCCCGTACGGGCAATTCACGCCGTTGTCCTGCACAACGGGGACGTGCTGCTGGTCGCTGGGTCGGGTAACAACCTCGACGACTTCGGAGCCGGCACCTTCAAGACCGCCGTCTACAAGCCGTCGACGGGGACGTTCGTCGACGTGCCGACCCCGGCCGACCTGTTCTGCGCCGGGCACGTGCAGCTGGCCGACGGGCGGGTGCTGGTGATGGGCGGCAACAAGGACTATCCCTCGGCCGACGGGACGGTCGGCTACAAGGGCCTGCCCGACTCGTTCATCTTCGACCCGGCCACCAGCAGCTATACGCGCGTCAACGACATGACCGCGGGCTCCTGGTATCCGTCGGCCACGATCCTCGGCAACGGTGACGTCATCTCGCTGGGCGGCCTCAACGAGGAATCGTCGGGCATGGTGGCCACGCAGTACTTCGACGTGAGCGAGCAACGCTGGCTCGGCCTGGGCGAGGCCAACCAGACCTGGAGTTTCTGGGGGCTGTACCCGTCGATGATCCTGATGCAGGACGGCCGGCTCTTCTACACCGGCAGTCACGTCTTCGGCAACGGCCTGCCCGGCACCGGCGCGTCGATCTACAACTACGACGCGAACACGATCACCGGAGTACCGGGTCTGCAAAACAAGGACGAACGGGACCAGTCGATGAGCGTGCTGCTGCCACCCGCGCAGGACCAGCGGGTGCTCACCCTCGGCGGCGGCAACATCGACACCAACCCGGACGCCAACCGGCTCACCGACCTGATCGACCTGAAACAGGCGGCTCCCGTCTACACGGCCGGCCCGCTGCTGCCCACCGGCGCCGGGCAGACCCCCACCCAGGGCAAGATGTACGTCTCGGCGGTGCTGCTGCCCGACGGCAAGGTCTTCGAGACCGGTGGCGCCCTGCACAACCGGGCCGACCCGGTGTACGAGGCGTCGATGTTCGACCCGGTGACCAACACGTTCACCGCCGGCATGGCGACCGACCCGGTGCCGCGCGGCTACCACTCGTCGGCGTTCCTGCTGCCCGACGGCCGCGTGATGGCGGTCGGCAACAACCCCGGCGACGGCAGCTTCGACATGCGCCTGTCGGTCTACTCCCCGCCCTACCTGTTCAAGGGCGCCCGGCCGCAGATCCTCTCGATGTCCGGCAACACCTGGGCGTACGGGAGCTCCAACACGATCACCGTCGACGGCCCGATCCTGAAGGCCGAGCTGATCCGCCCGGCCGCCGTGACCCACTCCAGCGACCCCAACCAGCGCTTCGTCGACCTGCCGATGACGGTCACCGGCAACACGATCGACCTGAACCTGACCAGCAACCCCAACCTGGCCCCGCCCGGCTGGTACATGCTCTTCGTGGTCGGCGCCAACGGAGTCCCCTCGGTGGCGAAGTGGGTGAAGGTCGGATGA
- a CDS encoding carboxymuconolactone decarboxylase family protein: MAYIDLGLDETRNPGIRGLLQYRPETGKPLSELAEVLLRGESTLTRGEREYLAASVSRLNNCTFCAGSHGAMAAAQGMPADAPVPGKLRALLAIAEAVTVGGHAVTPALIADAHDTGATDLEIHDTVLIAAAFSMFNRYVDALGTLAPSDPRSYEMGAAHIVAGGYLLPPTPR, translated from the coding sequence ATGGCGTACATCGATCTGGGCCTGGACGAGACCCGCAATCCCGGCATCCGGGGATTGCTGCAATACCGGCCCGAGACCGGCAAACCCCTCAGCGAGCTGGCCGAGGTGCTGCTCCGTGGCGAGAGCACCCTGACCCGGGGCGAACGCGAATACCTGGCCGCGTCCGTGTCGCGCCTCAACAACTGCACGTTCTGCGCCGGCTCCCACGGCGCCATGGCGGCGGCCCAGGGCATGCCGGCCGACGCACCCGTCCCCGGTAAGCTACGTGCCCTCCTGGCCATCGCCGAGGCCGTCACCGTCGGCGGGCACGCCGTCACCCCGGCCCTGATCGCGGACGCCCACGATACCGGGGCGACCGACCTCGAGATCCACGACACGGTCCTCATCGCGGCGGCGTTCAGCATGTTCAACCGTTACGTCGACGCGCTCGGCACCCTCGCGCCGTCCGACCCACGCTCGTACGAGATGGGCGCCGCCCACATCGTCGCCGGCGGTTACCTGCTGCCGCCTACCCCGCGGTGA
- a CDS encoding carbohydrate-binding module family 20 domain-containing protein produces MTMKRIAPLIVSLMAALVAVLVVGRPEHADAKADANPGAKDVIVHLFEWPWASIASECTNVLGPKGFGGVQVSPPQEHVVLPGAGYPWWQDYQPVSYQLQTRRGDRAAFATMVSTCHAAGVKIYVDAVINHMAGGASTGAGSAGSTYNHYSYPAVPFGNDGFHHCGRNGNDDIANWGDRWEIQNCELVDLSDLRTEAEYVRGKLVAYLNDLISLGVDGFRVDAAKHMPVADLQNIYSRLNGNPYIFQETIEGGAGEPSPSEYTGIGDVTEFRYGDVVGNAFRDGNLSGLQNLPSQMLLASGDAVAFIDNHDTQRNGRAKLTYKDGTNYALSEAFMLAYPYGTPAVMSSFTFSNPEAGPPASSNGTTNAVNCSSGWACEHRWRTTANMVGFHNAAYGTGLSNWWSNGGNQIAFGRGANAYAVFNRGGTLNRTFSTSLPAGTYCDVANGDISGNTCTGTAYTVNSSGQFTANVPANGMVALHINARTTGGVTTPPTGCGTVAVTFASSTTTVWGENVFVLGNRAELSSWNTSGGVALSSATYPVWRGTVDLPANTAVEYKYVKKNGSSVTWESGGNRTINTGSACTLTVNDTWRS; encoded by the coding sequence ATGACGATGAAACGCATCGCGCCGCTGATAGTGAGCCTGATGGCCGCCCTGGTCGCGGTCCTGGTCGTCGGCCGGCCCGAACACGCCGACGCCAAGGCCGACGCGAACCCCGGCGCCAAGGACGTGATCGTCCACCTCTTCGAGTGGCCGTGGGCGTCGATCGCGTCGGAGTGCACCAACGTGCTCGGGCCCAAGGGCTTCGGCGGCGTGCAGGTGTCGCCGCCGCAGGAACACGTGGTGCTGCCGGGCGCGGGCTACCCGTGGTGGCAGGACTACCAGCCGGTCAGCTACCAGCTGCAGACCCGGCGGGGTGACCGGGCGGCGTTCGCGACCATGGTCAGCACCTGCCACGCGGCCGGCGTGAAGATCTACGTCGACGCGGTGATCAACCACATGGCGGGCGGGGCGTCGACCGGCGCCGGGTCGGCCGGTTCGACGTACAACCACTACTCGTACCCGGCCGTGCCGTTCGGCAACGACGGCTTCCACCACTGCGGCCGCAACGGCAACGACGACATCGCCAACTGGGGCGACCGCTGGGAGATCCAGAACTGCGAACTGGTCGACCTGTCGGACCTCAGGACCGAGGCGGAATACGTACGGGGAAAGCTTGTCGCCTATCTGAACGACCTGATCTCGCTCGGCGTGGACGGGTTCCGGGTCGACGCGGCCAAGCACATGCCGGTGGCCGACCTGCAGAACATCTACTCCCGGCTGAACGGCAACCCGTACATCTTCCAGGAGACCATCGAGGGCGGCGCGGGCGAGCCGTCGCCGTCGGAGTACACCGGGATCGGTGACGTCACCGAGTTCCGCTACGGCGACGTGGTCGGCAACGCGTTCCGTGACGGCAACCTGTCCGGCCTGCAGAACCTGCCCTCGCAGATGCTGCTCGCGAGCGGCGACGCGGTCGCGTTCATCGACAACCACGACACCCAGCGCAACGGGCGGGCCAAGCTGACCTACAAGGACGGCACGAACTACGCGCTCTCCGAGGCGTTCATGCTTGCTTACCCGTACGGGACCCCGGCGGTGATGTCGTCGTTCACGTTCAGCAACCCCGAGGCGGGTCCGCCCGCGTCGTCGAACGGCACCACGAATGCGGTGAACTGCTCGTCCGGCTGGGCGTGCGAGCACCGCTGGCGCACCACCGCGAACATGGTCGGGTTCCACAACGCGGCGTACGGCACAGGCCTGAGCAACTGGTGGTCCAACGGCGGCAACCAGATCGCTTTCGGGCGCGGGGCCAACGCGTACGCGGTCTTCAACCGGGGCGGCACGCTGAACCGTACGTTCTCGACATCGCTGCCGGCCGGCACCTACTGCGACGTGGCCAACGGTGACATCAGCGGAAACACCTGCACCGGTACGGCGTACACCGTCAACTCGTCGGGCCAGTTCACCGCGAACGTGCCCGCCAACGGCATGGTCGCGCTGCACATCAACGCCCGGACCACCGGGGGCGTCACCACGCCCCCGACCGGTTGCGGCACCGTCGCGGTGACGTTCGCCTCCAGCACGACCACGGTGTGGGGCGAGAACGTCTTCGTTCTGGGCAACCGGGCCGAGCTGTCCAGCTGGAACACCAGCGGCGGGGTGGCCCTGTCGTCGGCGACCTACCCGGTCTGGCGCGGAACGGTCGACCTGCCCGCCAACACGGCCGTGGAATACAAGTACGTCAAGAAGAACGGATCATCGGTGACCTGGGAGTCCGGCGGCAACCGAACCATCAACACCGGGTCCGCCTGCACCCTGACAGTCAACGACACCTGGCGTTCCTGA
- a CDS encoding YciI family protein yields MPQYLIYFNQQWVGDHSEEWFRGRGPLARAVVDEIKAAGQYVFAGGLEEEDGPVFSADATSGELLFTDGPYVETKEFLGGLTIVDVPDEETARMWAGKIAEGCGWPQEVRRFKP; encoded by the coding sequence ATGCCGCAGTACCTCATCTACTTCAACCAGCAGTGGGTTGGTGACCACAGCGAGGAATGGTTCCGCGGGCGGGGGCCGCTCGCCCGGGCTGTTGTCGACGAGATCAAGGCGGCCGGCCAGTACGTCTTCGCCGGGGGTCTGGAGGAGGAGGACGGCCCGGTTTTCAGCGCGGACGCGACGAGTGGTGAGTTGCTGTTCACCGACGGGCCGTACGTCGAGACCAAGGAGTTTCTGGGTGGGCTGACCATCGTGGACGTGCCCGACGAGGAGACGGCCCGGATGTGGGCCGGCAAGATCGCGGAGGGGTGCGGCTGGCCGCAGGAGGTGCGTCGCTTCAAGCCGTGA
- a CDS encoding Chromate resistance protein ChrB: MSSDDQAGKWVLLAYRMPREPSRPRIAVWRKLERLGVARLGDGLVALPADARTREQFDWIAEQIAEAEGSATVWLATPSTSGQERQIATGMQAARAAEYQSVIDEARAAGEADRARTLRRLRGEMHRIGRRDFFPPQEREAARMAVEALADPVDVNEQERA; encoded by the coding sequence GTGTCGTCGGACGACCAGGCGGGGAAGTGGGTGTTGCTGGCCTACCGCATGCCGCGCGAGCCGTCGCGCCCTCGCATCGCGGTGTGGCGCAAGCTCGAGCGTCTCGGCGTTGCCCGGCTCGGCGACGGGTTGGTAGCCCTGCCGGCGGACGCGCGCACCCGGGAGCAGTTCGACTGGATCGCCGAACAGATAGCCGAGGCCGAGGGCTCCGCGACGGTCTGGCTGGCCACTCCCTCCACGAGTGGCCAGGAACGGCAGATCGCGACCGGCATGCAGGCAGCCCGGGCCGCCGAGTACCAGTCGGTCATCGACGAAGCGCGCGCCGCGGGCGAAGCGGACCGCGCCCGCACCCTGCGCCGGCTACGCGGGGAAATGCACCGGATCGGGCGACGCGACTTCTTCCCTCCTCAGGAACGTGAGGCTGCGCGGATGGCGGTGGAAGCCTTGGCCGACCCGGTGGACGTCAACGAGCAGGAGCGGGCATGA
- a CDS encoding chromate resistance protein ChrB domain-containing protein translates to MKWATRAGVHIVHEADIDDERFDAPEAPGLDVILRGLSMVCDDDEVLRLTGPMFDGLYEHQRRALLLNRPPA, encoded by the coding sequence ATGAAGTGGGCCACCCGCGCCGGCGTGCACATCGTCCACGAGGCGGACATCGACGACGAGCGGTTCGACGCTCCGGAGGCGCCCGGCCTCGACGTGATCCTGCGTGGCCTGTCGATGGTCTGCGACGACGACGAGGTGCTGAGACTCACCGGGCCGATGTTCGACGGCCTGTACGAGCACCAGCGCCGCGCCCTGCTGCTCAACCGCCCACCTGCCTGA
- the chrA gene encoding chromate efflux transporter, producing the protein MTTTDPGQDTTPRDVVPFRDAVRAWFAISLQTFGGPAGQIAVMQRHLVDERRWIGQKRFLHALNYCMLLPGPEAQQLAIYVGWLLNGLRGGLVAGTLFVLPGMAALLALSAIYVGFGDTTVVTALFAGLAPAVVAIVAQAVWRVGSRSLHNRVLVGFAVIAFLALAMFGVPFPVVVAAAALAGWALHRRRPQLIAGGGGRGKSSDGPEPLISDDALHHDQPSTRRAVKILVIGLAAWFLPVALVAITTGTGSVYTQQGLFFSGAAVVTFGGAYAVLAYVAQRAVEHYAWLSAGDMVRGLALAESTPGPLIMVVQFVAFLGAYHHPGALDPWVAGVVASLLTTWVTFVPCFLFILLGAPYVEKLRGNHALSAALTGITAAVVGVIANLGLYFAVHTLFRETRSVTAGPLNLQVPELDTVRWAPVAVAVVAAVLIFTVKWPVLRVLGIAALLGLTAGLLGLPGV; encoded by the coding sequence GTGACGACCACCGACCCCGGACAGGACACGACACCGCGCGACGTGGTGCCGTTCCGCGACGCGGTACGGGCCTGGTTCGCCATCTCGCTGCAGACCTTCGGCGGCCCGGCCGGGCAGATCGCCGTCATGCAACGGCACCTGGTCGACGAGCGCCGCTGGATCGGCCAGAAGCGCTTCCTGCACGCGCTCAACTACTGCATGCTGCTGCCCGGCCCCGAGGCGCAACAGCTGGCCATCTACGTCGGCTGGCTGCTCAACGGCCTGCGCGGCGGGCTCGTTGCCGGCACCCTGTTCGTGCTGCCCGGCATGGCCGCGTTGCTCGCGTTGTCGGCAATCTACGTCGGCTTCGGCGACACCACCGTCGTCACCGCCCTGTTCGCCGGCCTGGCCCCGGCGGTCGTCGCCATCGTCGCGCAGGCCGTCTGGCGGGTCGGCAGCCGCTCGCTGCACAACCGGGTCCTCGTCGGGTTCGCCGTCATCGCGTTCCTCGCGCTCGCGATGTTCGGCGTTCCGTTCCCCGTCGTGGTTGCCGCGGCCGCGCTCGCCGGCTGGGCCCTGCACCGCCGGCGTCCGCAGCTCATCGCCGGCGGCGGCGGACGCGGCAAGAGCTCGGACGGCCCCGAGCCGTTGATCTCCGACGACGCGCTGCACCACGACCAGCCCTCGACCCGCCGAGCCGTGAAGATCCTCGTCATCGGCCTGGCTGCCTGGTTCCTGCCCGTGGCCCTCGTCGCGATCACGACCGGGACCGGCAGCGTCTACACGCAACAGGGCTTGTTCTTCTCCGGCGCGGCCGTCGTCACGTTCGGCGGGGCGTACGCGGTCCTCGCCTACGTCGCTCAGCGAGCAGTGGAGCACTATGCCTGGTTGTCGGCCGGCGACATGGTTCGCGGCCTGGCCCTCGCGGAGTCCACGCCAGGTCCGCTGATCATGGTGGTGCAGTTCGTCGCCTTCCTCGGCGCCTACCATCACCCCGGCGCGCTGGACCCGTGGGTGGCCGGCGTCGTCGCGTCGCTGCTGACGACCTGGGTGACGTTCGTGCCGTGCTTCTTGTTCATCCTGCTCGGCGCCCCATACGTCGAGAAGTTGCGCGGCAACCACGCGCTGTCCGCCGCCCTGACCGGCATCACCGCCGCCGTCGTCGGTGTCATCGCCAACCTCGGGCTCTACTTCGCCGTGCACACCCTGTTCCGCGAAACCCGCTCGGTCACTGCCGGCCCGCTGAATCTGCAGGTGCCCGAACTCGACACGGTCCGCTGGGCGCCGGTGGCCGTCGCCGTCGTCGCCGCCGTATTGATCTTCACGGTGAAGTGGCCGGTGCTGCGGGTGCTCGGCATCGCGGCGCTGCTCGGCCTGACCGCCGGGCTGTTGGGCCTGCCCGGCGTCTGA
- a CDS encoding transposase, with the protein MPTPRPSAPLSRSSLRSTTRITTLQGQVEAHFGQHPDAEVHLSRPGIGAIVGARVLAEFGDATGRHTDAKSRKNDAGTAPITRRSGKSKTVHARFSAPGVPDPPSHRRSSSNPRRAQGLRRRAGPTARRSGRAAPRCRAPAAPATSP; encoded by the coding sequence GTGCCTACGCCGCGACCGTCCGCGCCACTGTCGCGGTCGTCATTACGCTCAACGACGAGAATCACCACCCTGCAAGGGCAGGTTGAGGCGCATTTTGGCCAGCACCCGGACGCTGAGGTCCACCTCAGCCGGCCCGGCATCGGCGCGATCGTCGGCGCCCGGGTGCTCGCAGAGTTCGGCGACGCCACCGGACGCCACACCGACGCCAAATCCCGCAAGAACGACGCCGGCACCGCACCGATCACCCGCCGATCCGGCAAGTCGAAGACCGTCCACGCCCGGTTCTCAGCTCCGGGGGTGCCTGACCCGCCGTCGCACCGACGCTCTTCGAGCAATCCCCGCCGGGCGCAGGGACTCAGACGCCGGGCAGGCCCAACAGCCCGGCGGTCAGGCCGAGCAGCGCCGCGATGCCGAGCACCCGCAGCACCGGCCACTTCACCGTGA
- a CDS encoding IS110 family transposase yields the protein MVSGAKSDPGDAHALADMVRTRRHQLRQVAADSDVAEAVKVVARGHQTLIRERTRHMLRLRTALREYFPAALHACQPLTLTASDTLQLLAKAPAPAAAAKLTITQISAALKRARRRDIPAKAAAIQQALRTQHLGQSDIVAGAYAATVRATVAVVITLNDENHHPARAG from the coding sequence GTGGTTTCCGGTGCCAAGAGTGACCCCGGCGACGCGCACGCTCTGGCGGACATGGTGCGCACCCGGCGTCACCAGCTGCGGCAGGTGGCGGCGGACTCCGATGTCGCCGAGGCGGTCAAGGTCGTCGCCCGGGGGCATCAAACGCTCATCCGGGAACGGACCCGGCACATGCTGCGGCTGCGCACCGCGCTGCGGGAGTACTTCCCGGCCGCGCTGCACGCCTGTCAGCCGTTGACGCTGACCGCCTCGGACACGCTGCAGCTGCTGGCCAAGGCACCGGCTCCGGCCGCCGCGGCCAAGCTGACGATCACGCAGATCAGCGCCGCGCTCAAACGAGCCCGGCGTCGTGACATCCCGGCCAAGGCCGCCGCGATCCAGCAGGCCCTGCGCACCCAACATCTCGGGCAAAGCGACATCGTCGCCGGTGCCTACGCCGCGACCGTCCGCGCCACTGTCGCGGTCGTCATTACGCTCAACGACGAGAATCACCACCCTGCAAGGGCAGGTTGA
- a CDS encoding helix-turn-helix domain-containing protein → MRTVFDSAAFAAPDRLAAWESATSASLIPTEIASPDPLAFTARLGVAALGDAQVTSLSYTSLFSRRSPRAIRICDPEFYQVGLIGGGRQRIDQDGVRAVLVGGQFVIYDSSRPFEAVTGDGISKSIVLQFPKRLLPVAPAQIARLCATPLPATHGIGRLLAQFLVTVRDDHDDYTGRDAKRLGHTAVDLTTAMVAHHLERDDPPLRSPSHVLYLQIMAYVERHLDRPGLAPGSVASAHRISLRYLHRIFQQHHHTSVAAHIRTRRLERAARDLLDPRLTQHTVASIATRWGFDRPSDFSRAFRHHTGLSPHEYRRGPQ, encoded by the coding sequence ATGCGCACGGTGTTCGACAGCGCCGCCTTCGCCGCCCCGGACCGTCTGGCGGCCTGGGAGAGCGCGACCTCGGCGTCCCTGATCCCCACCGAGATCGCCAGCCCGGACCCGCTCGCTTTCACGGCCCGGCTCGGCGTGGCGGCGCTCGGCGACGCGCAGGTCACCTCGCTGTCGTACACGTCGCTGTTCTCGCGGCGGAGCCCCCGCGCGATCCGCATCTGCGATCCCGAGTTCTACCAGGTCGGCCTGATCGGCGGCGGGCGGCAGCGCATCGACCAGGACGGCGTCCGCGCGGTCCTGGTCGGCGGCCAGTTCGTGATCTACGACAGCTCCCGCCCGTTCGAGGCGGTAACCGGCGACGGCATCTCGAAGTCGATCGTCCTGCAGTTCCCCAAGCGGCTGCTGCCCGTGGCCCCGGCACAGATCGCCCGGCTCTGCGCGACCCCGCTGCCCGCCACCCACGGCATCGGCCGCCTGCTGGCCCAGTTCCTCGTCACGGTCCGCGACGACCACGACGACTACACCGGCCGCGACGCGAAACGCCTCGGCCACACCGCCGTCGACCTGACCACGGCGATGGTCGCCCACCACCTCGAACGCGACGACCCGCCGCTGCGTTCCCCGTCGCACGTGCTCTACCTGCAGATCATGGCGTACGTGGAAAGGCACCTGGACCGGCCCGGCCTGGCCCCCGGCTCCGTGGCGTCGGCCCACCGGATCTCGCTGCGTTACCTGCACCGCATCTTCCAGCAGCACCACCACACGAGCGTCGCCGCCCACATCCGCACCCGCCGCCTCGAACGGGCGGCCCGCGACCTGCTCGACCCGCGCCTCACCCAGCACACCGTCGCCTCCATCGCCACGCGCTGGGGTTTCGACCGACCCTCCGACTTCAGCCGCGCCTTCCGCCACCACACCGGCTTGTCCCCCCACGAATACCGCCGCGGCCCGCAATAG